Proteins found in one Calypte anna isolate BGI_N300 chromosome 10, bCalAnn1_v1.p, whole genome shotgun sequence genomic segment:
- the CCPG1 gene encoding cell cycle progression protein 1 isoform X4, translating into MSESSSDSDSSCGWTVINHEGSDIETVASENGSTNDNQEFVSEEYVSLQEEEQPIDLQAQCSSDGEIPVVDSTLSAFEETQTVPEENKEKIPDDGSCVGTISDDSDIVTLEAPKPEEIQNQEEAPADGEETRSSEDFNMGSSSSSQYAFSHIETASWLVKLRKIPDCVRGWGNEVKEHVSRSLPFQVFSSQGSNEESSSDETSNQSSPAVRKRRAKRRLTSSSEAEGLAPAEPEPQPPREEQHKRQFSSGLNRCIILALVIAISMGFGHFYGIPEAKQLLVSTGKKLQGTIQVQKRQQLVTKTREFKDLKDDLYQCQQEQGDKVQQKVGSLKGDLATCLTSTEVVKKSFESQKKSLAAENQHLRESLEKEEKALASLQEELRKLRQQIRNLEDKGSSTESIVIENQKLREHLEEEKQRNHNFLRQKETLFAEAQMLRRELDKERLVTEGLKKELEQLSSHQTPDSANDDDDDTLRANQEIETLRGRLIELEKKLNFEQQRSDLWEKLYVEAKDQTEKQEMNEKGQKRGTKGQSKAKKKSKESFFGSVKETFDAMKNSTKEFVRHHKEKIKQAKEAVKENLKKFSDSVKSTFRHFKDSTKNIFDEKEKKSNDKRYEANKKARNFYREHNTYENLKHMHYRAPDMTKEFKDGRKHQFTTFEKDKDSQKCLNDPLCNRKHNFVLKGCSGIFECAHQEFLSLFNRESDPIRVDEFSRLMKKYLQQVVHNFHHWRELENFIDKFFHNGVFIHDQMLFTDFVNDVKDYLEDMKEYQISNEKVFEDLDKYIYRYYFHYDSSPQYGPSRPKRPPFTQTENSRHEKQAQKYQHRNKREERT; encoded by the exons ATGTCTGAAAGTTCCAGTGACAGTGATTCATCTTGTGGCTGGACTGTCATCAATCATGAG GGTTCTGACATAGAGACAGTGGCTTCAGAAAATGGAAGCACAAATGATAACCAGGAGTTTGTTTCAGAAGAATATGTTTCTTTGCAAGAAGAGGAGCAACCAATTGATTTGCAAG CTCAGTGCAGCAGTGATGGAGAGATACCAGTTGTAGATAGTactctctctgcttttgagGAAACTCAGACAGTTCCAGAG gaaaataaagaaaaaatccctGATGATGGATCCTGTGTTGGAACTATTAGTGATGATTCTGACATTGTTACTCTTGAAGCTCCAAAACCAGAGGAAATTCAAAATCAGGAGGAAGCTCCAGCTGATGGTGAAGAAACTCGAAGTTCAGAGGATTTTAACATGGGTTCCTCTTCTAGCAGTCAGTATGCATTTTCCCATATAGAAACTG CCAGTTGGCTGGTGAAGCTGAGGAAGATTCCTGATTGTGTAAGGGGCTGGGGAAATGAGGTGAAAGAGCATGTATCTCGCAGTCTTCCTTTCCAAG ttttttcatcTCAGGGCAGCAACGAGGAATCGAGTAGCGATGAAACCAGCAATCAGTCCAGTCCTGCTGTACGGAAACGTCGGGCTAAGAGGAGGCTGACCTCGAGCTCAGAGGCTGAGGGGCTGGCACCTGCTGAACCAGAGCCTCAACCTCccagagaagagcagcacaaACGCCAGTTCAGCAGTGGCCTTAACAGATGCATCATCCTGGCCTTGGTGATTGCAATCAGCATGGGCTTTGGACACTTCTATG GTATACCTGAAG CTAAACAGTTACTAGTAAGTACTGGGAAGAAATTGCAAG GTACAATACAGGTCCAGAAACGTCAGCAGCTGGTGACAAAGACACGTGAATTCAAGGATCTGAAGGATGACCTTTACCAGTGCCAACAAGAGCAAGGAGATAAAGTGCAACAGAAAGTGGGG TCACTCAAGGGAGATCTTGCCACATGTTTGACCTCTACTGAAGTAGTGAAGAAATCCTTtgaatctcaaaaaaaaagccttgctgCTGAAAATCAGCATTTAAGAGAATCTctagagaaggaagaaaaagctttggCCTCACTGCAGGAAGAATTAAGGAAGCTAAGACAACAAATTAGAAACTTAGAAGATAAAGGTAGTAGCACCGAGTCTATTGTAATAGAAAATCAGAAGCTAAGGGAAcatttggaagaagaaaagcaaagaaaccacAACTTTCTTAGGCAAAAGGAAACACTCTTTGCAGAGGCACAGATGTTAAGGAGAGAACTGGACAAAGAACGTCTTGTTACAGAAGGCCTAAAAAAGGAACTAGAGCAGTTAAGTTCTCATCAAACACCTGACAGTgctaatgatgatgatgatgatacaTTAAGAGCAAATCAAGAAATAGAAACTCTGCGAGGAAGACTGATAGAACTAGAGAAAAAGTTAAACTTCGAGCAACAGCGTTCTGACTTATGGGAGAAGCTGTATGTGGAAGCAAAAGaccaaactgaaaaacaagaaatgaatgaaaaggGACAAAAGAGAGGCACAAAAGGGCAAAGTAAGgctaaaaagaaatcaaaggaaTCATTTTTTGGTTCAGTTAAAGAAACTTTTGATGCCATGAAGAATTCCACGAAAGAGTTTGTAAGACACCataaagaaaagataaagcagGCTAAggaagcagtgaaagaaaacctgaaaaagttCTCTGATTCTGTAAAGTCTACATTTAGACATTTCAAAGATAGCACAAAAAACATCTTTgatgaaaaggagaagaagtCAAATGATAAAAGATATGAGGCAAACAAGAAAGCTCGAAATTTTTACCGAGAACATAACACTTATGAGAACCTGAAGCACATGCATTACAGGGCACCTGACATGACAAAAGAATTCAAAGATGGCAGAAAACACCAGTTTACAACATTTGAAAAAGATAAAGATTCACAGAAATGTCTCAATGATCCTTTGTGTaatagaaaacataattttgtcCTAAAGGGCTGCTCTGGTATTTTTGAATGTGCTCATCAAGAATTTCTAAGTCTCTTTAACAGAGAATCGGATCCCATCAGGGTGGATGAATTTAGTCGGCTAATGAAAAAGTATTTGCAGCAGGTTGTACATAACTTTCATCACTGGAGAGAACTAGAAAATTTCATCGATAAATTTTTTCATAATGGGGTATTTATTCATGACCAGATGCTGTTCACTGATTTTGTTAATGATGTCAAGGACTACCTGGAAGATATGAAGGAATATCAAATTAGTAATGAAAAGGTTTTTGAGGATTTGGACAAATACATCTACAGATACTACTTTCATTATGATAGTTCACCCCAGTATGGACCCAG TCGACCCAAAAGGCCACCTTTTACACAAACTGAAAATTCCAGACATGAAAAACAAGCTCAGAAGTACCAGCACCGTAATAAAAGAGAAG AGAGAACGTGA
- the CCPG1 gene encoding cell cycle progression protein 1 isoform X7, with the protein MSESSSDSDSSCGWTVINHEGSDIETVASENGSTNDNQEFVSEEYVSLQEEEQPIDLQAQCSSDGEIPVVDSTLSAFEETQTVPEENKEKIPDDGSCVGTISDDSDIVTLEAPKPEEIQNQEEAPADGEETRSSEDFNMGSSSSSQYAFSHIETVFSSQGSNEESSSDETSNQSSPAVRKRRAKRRLTSSSEAEGLAPAEPEPQPPREEQHKRQFSSGLNRCIILALVIAISMGFGHFYGTIQVQKRQQLVTKTREFKDLKDDLYQCQQEQGDKVQQKVGSLKGDLATCLTSTEVVKKSFESQKKSLAAENQHLRESLEKEEKALASLQEELRKLRQQIRNLEDKGSSTESIVIENQKLREHLEEEKQRNHNFLRQKETLFAEAQMLRRELDKERLVTEGLKKELEQLSSHQTPDSANDDDDDTLRANQEIETLRGRLIELEKKLNFEQQRSDLWEKLYVEAKDQTEKQEMNEKGQKRGTKGQSKAKKKSKESFFGSVKETFDAMKNSTKEFVRHHKEKIKQAKEAVKENLKKFSDSVKSTFRHFKDSTKNIFDEKEKKSNDKRYEANKKARNFYREHNTYENLKHMHYRAPDMTKEFKDGRKHQFTTFEKDKDSQKCLNDPLCNRKHNFVLKGCSGIFECAHQEFLSLFNRESDPIRVDEFSRLMKKYLQQVVHNFHHWRELENFIDKFFHNGVFIHDQMLFTDFVNDVKDYLEDMKEYQISNEKVFEDLDKYIYRYYFHYDSSPQYGPSRPKRPPFTQTENSRHEKQAQKYQHRNKREERT; encoded by the exons ATGTCTGAAAGTTCCAGTGACAGTGATTCATCTTGTGGCTGGACTGTCATCAATCATGAG GGTTCTGACATAGAGACAGTGGCTTCAGAAAATGGAAGCACAAATGATAACCAGGAGTTTGTTTCAGAAGAATATGTTTCTTTGCAAGAAGAGGAGCAACCAATTGATTTGCAAG CTCAGTGCAGCAGTGATGGAGAGATACCAGTTGTAGATAGTactctctctgcttttgagGAAACTCAGACAGTTCCAGAG gaaaataaagaaaaaatccctGATGATGGATCCTGTGTTGGAACTATTAGTGATGATTCTGACATTGTTACTCTTGAAGCTCCAAAACCAGAGGAAATTCAAAATCAGGAGGAAGCTCCAGCTGATGGTGAAGAAACTCGAAGTTCAGAGGATTTTAACATGGGTTCCTCTTCTAGCAGTCAGTATGCATTTTCCCATATAGAAACTG ttttttcatcTCAGGGCAGCAACGAGGAATCGAGTAGCGATGAAACCAGCAATCAGTCCAGTCCTGCTGTACGGAAACGTCGGGCTAAGAGGAGGCTGACCTCGAGCTCAGAGGCTGAGGGGCTGGCACCTGCTGAACCAGAGCCTCAACCTCccagagaagagcagcacaaACGCCAGTTCAGCAGTGGCCTTAACAGATGCATCATCCTGGCCTTGGTGATTGCAATCAGCATGGGCTTTGGACACTTCTATG GTACAATACAGGTCCAGAAACGTCAGCAGCTGGTGACAAAGACACGTGAATTCAAGGATCTGAAGGATGACCTTTACCAGTGCCAACAAGAGCAAGGAGATAAAGTGCAACAGAAAGTGGGG TCACTCAAGGGAGATCTTGCCACATGTTTGACCTCTACTGAAGTAGTGAAGAAATCCTTtgaatctcaaaaaaaaagccttgctgCTGAAAATCAGCATTTAAGAGAATCTctagagaaggaagaaaaagctttggCCTCACTGCAGGAAGAATTAAGGAAGCTAAGACAACAAATTAGAAACTTAGAAGATAAAGGTAGTAGCACCGAGTCTATTGTAATAGAAAATCAGAAGCTAAGGGAAcatttggaagaagaaaagcaaagaaaccacAACTTTCTTAGGCAAAAGGAAACACTCTTTGCAGAGGCACAGATGTTAAGGAGAGAACTGGACAAAGAACGTCTTGTTACAGAAGGCCTAAAAAAGGAACTAGAGCAGTTAAGTTCTCATCAAACACCTGACAGTgctaatgatgatgatgatgatacaTTAAGAGCAAATCAAGAAATAGAAACTCTGCGAGGAAGACTGATAGAACTAGAGAAAAAGTTAAACTTCGAGCAACAGCGTTCTGACTTATGGGAGAAGCTGTATGTGGAAGCAAAAGaccaaactgaaaaacaagaaatgaatgaaaaggGACAAAAGAGAGGCACAAAAGGGCAAAGTAAGgctaaaaagaaatcaaaggaaTCATTTTTTGGTTCAGTTAAAGAAACTTTTGATGCCATGAAGAATTCCACGAAAGAGTTTGTAAGACACCataaagaaaagataaagcagGCTAAggaagcagtgaaagaaaacctgaaaaagttCTCTGATTCTGTAAAGTCTACATTTAGACATTTCAAAGATAGCACAAAAAACATCTTTgatgaaaaggagaagaagtCAAATGATAAAAGATATGAGGCAAACAAGAAAGCTCGAAATTTTTACCGAGAACATAACACTTATGAGAACCTGAAGCACATGCATTACAGGGCACCTGACATGACAAAAGAATTCAAAGATGGCAGAAAACACCAGTTTACAACATTTGAAAAAGATAAAGATTCACAGAAATGTCTCAATGATCCTTTGTGTaatagaaaacataattttgtcCTAAAGGGCTGCTCTGGTATTTTTGAATGTGCTCATCAAGAATTTCTAAGTCTCTTTAACAGAGAATCGGATCCCATCAGGGTGGATGAATTTAGTCGGCTAATGAAAAAGTATTTGCAGCAGGTTGTACATAACTTTCATCACTGGAGAGAACTAGAAAATTTCATCGATAAATTTTTTCATAATGGGGTATTTATTCATGACCAGATGCTGTTCACTGATTTTGTTAATGATGTCAAGGACTACCTGGAAGATATGAAGGAATATCAAATTAGTAATGAAAAGGTTTTTGAGGATTTGGACAAATACATCTACAGATACTACTTTCATTATGATAGTTCACCCCAGTATGGACCCAG TCGACCCAAAAGGCCACCTTTTACACAAACTGAAAATTCCAGACATGAAAAACAAGCTCAGAAGTACCAGCACCGTAATAAAAGAGAAG AGAGAACGTGA
- the CCPG1 gene encoding cell cycle progression protein 1 isoform X6, with protein MSESSSDSDSSCGWTVINHEGSDIETVASENGSTNDNQEFVSEEYVSLQEEEQPIDLQAQCSSDGEIPVVDSTLSAFEETQTVPEENKEKIPDDGSCVGTISDDSDIVTLEAPKPEEIQNQEEAPADGEETRSSEDFNMGSSSSSQYAFSHIETVFSSQGSNEESSSDETSNQSSPAVRKRRAKRRLTSSSEAEGLAPAEPEPQPPREEQHKRQFSSGLNRCIILALVIAISMGFGHFYGTIQVQKRQQLVTKTREFKDLKDDLYQCQQEQGDKVQQKVGSLKGDLATCLTSTEVVKKSFESQKKSLAAENQHLRESLEKEEKALASLQEELRKLRQQIRNLEDKGSSTESIVIENQKLREHLEEEKQRNHNFLRQKETLFAEAQMLRRELDKERLVTEGLKKELEQLSSHQTPDSANDDDDDTLRANQEIETLRGRLIELEKKLNFEQQRSDLWEKLYVEAKDQTEKQEMNEKGQKRGTKGQSKAKKKSKESFFGSVKETFDAMKNSTKEFVRHHKEKIKQAKEAVKENLKKFSDSVKSTFRHFKDSTKNIFDEKEKKSNDKRYEANKKARNFYREHNTYENLKHMHYRAPDMTKEFKDGRKHQFTTFEKDKDSQKCLNDPLCNRKHNFVLKGCSGIFECAHQEFLSLFNRESDPIRVDEFSRLMKKYLQQVVHNFHHWRELENFIDKFFHNGVFIHDQMLFTDFVNDVKDYLEDMKEYQISNEKVFEDLDKYIYRYYFHYDSSPQYGPSRPKRPPFTQTENSRHEKQAQKYQHRNKREGKWHKHGRTNGRHMANLEIELGQLPFDPKY; from the exons ATGTCTGAAAGTTCCAGTGACAGTGATTCATCTTGTGGCTGGACTGTCATCAATCATGAG GGTTCTGACATAGAGACAGTGGCTTCAGAAAATGGAAGCACAAATGATAACCAGGAGTTTGTTTCAGAAGAATATGTTTCTTTGCAAGAAGAGGAGCAACCAATTGATTTGCAAG CTCAGTGCAGCAGTGATGGAGAGATACCAGTTGTAGATAGTactctctctgcttttgagGAAACTCAGACAGTTCCAGAG gaaaataaagaaaaaatccctGATGATGGATCCTGTGTTGGAACTATTAGTGATGATTCTGACATTGTTACTCTTGAAGCTCCAAAACCAGAGGAAATTCAAAATCAGGAGGAAGCTCCAGCTGATGGTGAAGAAACTCGAAGTTCAGAGGATTTTAACATGGGTTCCTCTTCTAGCAGTCAGTATGCATTTTCCCATATAGAAACTG ttttttcatcTCAGGGCAGCAACGAGGAATCGAGTAGCGATGAAACCAGCAATCAGTCCAGTCCTGCTGTACGGAAACGTCGGGCTAAGAGGAGGCTGACCTCGAGCTCAGAGGCTGAGGGGCTGGCACCTGCTGAACCAGAGCCTCAACCTCccagagaagagcagcacaaACGCCAGTTCAGCAGTGGCCTTAACAGATGCATCATCCTGGCCTTGGTGATTGCAATCAGCATGGGCTTTGGACACTTCTATG GTACAATACAGGTCCAGAAACGTCAGCAGCTGGTGACAAAGACACGTGAATTCAAGGATCTGAAGGATGACCTTTACCAGTGCCAACAAGAGCAAGGAGATAAAGTGCAACAGAAAGTGGGG TCACTCAAGGGAGATCTTGCCACATGTTTGACCTCTACTGAAGTAGTGAAGAAATCCTTtgaatctcaaaaaaaaagccttgctgCTGAAAATCAGCATTTAAGAGAATCTctagagaaggaagaaaaagctttggCCTCACTGCAGGAAGAATTAAGGAAGCTAAGACAACAAATTAGAAACTTAGAAGATAAAGGTAGTAGCACCGAGTCTATTGTAATAGAAAATCAGAAGCTAAGGGAAcatttggaagaagaaaagcaaagaaaccacAACTTTCTTAGGCAAAAGGAAACACTCTTTGCAGAGGCACAGATGTTAAGGAGAGAACTGGACAAAGAACGTCTTGTTACAGAAGGCCTAAAAAAGGAACTAGAGCAGTTAAGTTCTCATCAAACACCTGACAGTgctaatgatgatgatgatgatacaTTAAGAGCAAATCAAGAAATAGAAACTCTGCGAGGAAGACTGATAGAACTAGAGAAAAAGTTAAACTTCGAGCAACAGCGTTCTGACTTATGGGAGAAGCTGTATGTGGAAGCAAAAGaccaaactgaaaaacaagaaatgaatgaaaaggGACAAAAGAGAGGCACAAAAGGGCAAAGTAAGgctaaaaagaaatcaaaggaaTCATTTTTTGGTTCAGTTAAAGAAACTTTTGATGCCATGAAGAATTCCACGAAAGAGTTTGTAAGACACCataaagaaaagataaagcagGCTAAggaagcagtgaaagaaaacctgaaaaagttCTCTGATTCTGTAAAGTCTACATTTAGACATTTCAAAGATAGCACAAAAAACATCTTTgatgaaaaggagaagaagtCAAATGATAAAAGATATGAGGCAAACAAGAAAGCTCGAAATTTTTACCGAGAACATAACACTTATGAGAACCTGAAGCACATGCATTACAGGGCACCTGACATGACAAAAGAATTCAAAGATGGCAGAAAACACCAGTTTACAACATTTGAAAAAGATAAAGATTCACAGAAATGTCTCAATGATCCTTTGTGTaatagaaaacataattttgtcCTAAAGGGCTGCTCTGGTATTTTTGAATGTGCTCATCAAGAATTTCTAAGTCTCTTTAACAGAGAATCGGATCCCATCAGGGTGGATGAATTTAGTCGGCTAATGAAAAAGTATTTGCAGCAGGTTGTACATAACTTTCATCACTGGAGAGAACTAGAAAATTTCATCGATAAATTTTTTCATAATGGGGTATTTATTCATGACCAGATGCTGTTCACTGATTTTGTTAATGATGTCAAGGACTACCTGGAAGATATGAAGGAATATCAAATTAGTAATGAAAAGGTTTTTGAGGATTTGGACAAATACATCTACAGATACTACTTTCATTATGATAGTTCACCCCAGTATGGACCCAG TCGACCCAAAAGGCCACCTTTTACACAAACTGAAAATTCCAGACATGAAAAACAAGCTCAGAAGTACCAGCACCGTAATAAAAGAGAAGGTAAATGGCATAAACATGGTCGCACTAATGGAAGACACATGGCAAATCTTGAAATAGAATTGGGCCAATTACCCTTTGATCCAAAATACTGA
- the CCPG1 gene encoding cell cycle progression protein 1 isoform X5: MSESSSDSDSSCGWTVINHEGSDIETVASENGSTNDNQEFVSEEYVSLQEEEQPIDLQAQCSSDGEIPVVDSTLSAFEETQTVPEENKEKIPDDGSCVGTISDDSDIVTLEAPKPEEIQNQEEAPADGEETRSSEDFNMGSSSSSQYAFSHIETVFSSQGSNEESSSDETSNQSSPAVRKRRAKRRLTSSSEAEGLAPAEPEPQPPREEQHKRQFSSGLNRCIILALVIAISMGFGHFYGIPEAKQLLVSTGKKLQGTIQVQKRQQLVTKTREFKDLKDDLYQCQQEQGDKVQQKVGSLKGDLATCLTSTEVVKKSFESQKKSLAAENQHLRESLEKEEKALASLQEELRKLRQQIRNLEDKGSSTESIVIENQKLREHLEEEKQRNHNFLRQKETLFAEAQMLRRELDKERLVTEGLKKELEQLSSHQTPDSANDDDDDTLRANQEIETLRGRLIELEKKLNFEQQRSDLWEKLYVEAKDQTEKQEMNEKGQKRGTKGQSKAKKKSKESFFGSVKETFDAMKNSTKEFVRHHKEKIKQAKEAVKENLKKFSDSVKSTFRHFKDSTKNIFDEKEKKSNDKRYEANKKARNFYREHNTYENLKHMHYRAPDMTKEFKDGRKHQFTTFEKDKDSQKCLNDPLCNRKHNFVLKGCSGIFECAHQEFLSLFNRESDPIRVDEFSRLMKKYLQQVVHNFHHWRELENFIDKFFHNGVFIHDQMLFTDFVNDVKDYLEDMKEYQISNEKVFEDLDKYIYRYYFHYDSSPQYGPSRPKRPPFTQTENSRHEKQAQKYQHRNKREGKWHKHGRTNGRHMANLEIELGQLPFDPKY, from the exons ATGTCTGAAAGTTCCAGTGACAGTGATTCATCTTGTGGCTGGACTGTCATCAATCATGAG GGTTCTGACATAGAGACAGTGGCTTCAGAAAATGGAAGCACAAATGATAACCAGGAGTTTGTTTCAGAAGAATATGTTTCTTTGCAAGAAGAGGAGCAACCAATTGATTTGCAAG CTCAGTGCAGCAGTGATGGAGAGATACCAGTTGTAGATAGTactctctctgcttttgagGAAACTCAGACAGTTCCAGAG gaaaataaagaaaaaatccctGATGATGGATCCTGTGTTGGAACTATTAGTGATGATTCTGACATTGTTACTCTTGAAGCTCCAAAACCAGAGGAAATTCAAAATCAGGAGGAAGCTCCAGCTGATGGTGAAGAAACTCGAAGTTCAGAGGATTTTAACATGGGTTCCTCTTCTAGCAGTCAGTATGCATTTTCCCATATAGAAACTG ttttttcatcTCAGGGCAGCAACGAGGAATCGAGTAGCGATGAAACCAGCAATCAGTCCAGTCCTGCTGTACGGAAACGTCGGGCTAAGAGGAGGCTGACCTCGAGCTCAGAGGCTGAGGGGCTGGCACCTGCTGAACCAGAGCCTCAACCTCccagagaagagcagcacaaACGCCAGTTCAGCAGTGGCCTTAACAGATGCATCATCCTGGCCTTGGTGATTGCAATCAGCATGGGCTTTGGACACTTCTATG GTATACCTGAAG CTAAACAGTTACTAGTAAGTACTGGGAAGAAATTGCAAG GTACAATACAGGTCCAGAAACGTCAGCAGCTGGTGACAAAGACACGTGAATTCAAGGATCTGAAGGATGACCTTTACCAGTGCCAACAAGAGCAAGGAGATAAAGTGCAACAGAAAGTGGGG TCACTCAAGGGAGATCTTGCCACATGTTTGACCTCTACTGAAGTAGTGAAGAAATCCTTtgaatctcaaaaaaaaagccttgctgCTGAAAATCAGCATTTAAGAGAATCTctagagaaggaagaaaaagctttggCCTCACTGCAGGAAGAATTAAGGAAGCTAAGACAACAAATTAGAAACTTAGAAGATAAAGGTAGTAGCACCGAGTCTATTGTAATAGAAAATCAGAAGCTAAGGGAAcatttggaagaagaaaagcaaagaaaccacAACTTTCTTAGGCAAAAGGAAACACTCTTTGCAGAGGCACAGATGTTAAGGAGAGAACTGGACAAAGAACGTCTTGTTACAGAAGGCCTAAAAAAGGAACTAGAGCAGTTAAGTTCTCATCAAACACCTGACAGTgctaatgatgatgatgatgatacaTTAAGAGCAAATCAAGAAATAGAAACTCTGCGAGGAAGACTGATAGAACTAGAGAAAAAGTTAAACTTCGAGCAACAGCGTTCTGACTTATGGGAGAAGCTGTATGTGGAAGCAAAAGaccaaactgaaaaacaagaaatgaatgaaaaggGACAAAAGAGAGGCACAAAAGGGCAAAGTAAGgctaaaaagaaatcaaaggaaTCATTTTTTGGTTCAGTTAAAGAAACTTTTGATGCCATGAAGAATTCCACGAAAGAGTTTGTAAGACACCataaagaaaagataaagcagGCTAAggaagcagtgaaagaaaacctgaaaaagttCTCTGATTCTGTAAAGTCTACATTTAGACATTTCAAAGATAGCACAAAAAACATCTTTgatgaaaaggagaagaagtCAAATGATAAAAGATATGAGGCAAACAAGAAAGCTCGAAATTTTTACCGAGAACATAACACTTATGAGAACCTGAAGCACATGCATTACAGGGCACCTGACATGACAAAAGAATTCAAAGATGGCAGAAAACACCAGTTTACAACATTTGAAAAAGATAAAGATTCACAGAAATGTCTCAATGATCCTTTGTGTaatagaaaacataattttgtcCTAAAGGGCTGCTCTGGTATTTTTGAATGTGCTCATCAAGAATTTCTAAGTCTCTTTAACAGAGAATCGGATCCCATCAGGGTGGATGAATTTAGTCGGCTAATGAAAAAGTATTTGCAGCAGGTTGTACATAACTTTCATCACTGGAGAGAACTAGAAAATTTCATCGATAAATTTTTTCATAATGGGGTATTTATTCATGACCAGATGCTGTTCACTGATTTTGTTAATGATGTCAAGGACTACCTGGAAGATATGAAGGAATATCAAATTAGTAATGAAAAGGTTTTTGAGGATTTGGACAAATACATCTACAGATACTACTTTCATTATGATAGTTCACCCCAGTATGGACCCAG TCGACCCAAAAGGCCACCTTTTACACAAACTGAAAATTCCAGACATGAAAAACAAGCTCAGAAGTACCAGCACCGTAATAAAAGAGAAGGTAAATGGCATAAACATGGTCGCACTAATGGAAGACACATGGCAAATCTTGAAATAGAATTGGGCCAATTACCCTTTGATCCAAAATACTGA